From one Anoplolepis gracilipes chromosome 8, ASM4749672v1, whole genome shotgun sequence genomic stretch:
- the LOC140668762 gene encoding uncharacterized protein isoform X2, translating to MPDSGAVYQPTTVGYTYDSGGDGTGGGGGSGLRHGFWRIMSRHKLSSRKWLEWMLLSVALCFFVAGLTTMLVSLVSADGSSQTSTVQEVKSGGHTTMATTNVQQQMEDTGNGSVALGAGMMLVGVLLGLIWAWLTFFRRSKSPRNGITGGSGQYGPVLTEVPSQLKMKQASSHDIPAVPLSDQEEETHTLMQDSASPPSVSIGSSTIANQIQG from the exons ATGCCAGACAGCGGGGCCGTCTATCAGCCGACGACAGTCGGCTACACGTACGACAGCGGTGGCGACGGCACCGGTGGAGGTGGTGGCAGTGGCCTGAGGCACGGCTTCTGGCGCATTATGTCCAGGCACAAGCTCAGCTCTAGAAAGTGGCTCGAGTGGATGTTGCTGTCGGTCGCACTCTGCTTCTTCGTCGCCGGCCTCACGACAATGCTTGTCAGCCTTGTCTCCGCAGACGGTTCGTCGCAGACGAGTACTGTACAGGAG GTAAAATCAGGAGGACATACAACGATGGCTACTACAAATGTACAGCAGCAGATGGAGGACACGGGAAATGGTTCCGTAGCACTAGGTGCGGGAATGATGCTGGTCGGTGTATTACTCGGCTTAATCTGGGCGTGGCTCACTTTCTTCCGTCGTAGTAAATCGCCGAGGAACGGCATAACGGGTGGCAGCGGTCAG TACGGGCCAGTACTCACAGAGGTGCCGAGTCAGCTGAAGATGAAGCAAGCCAGCTCGCACGACATACCGGCCGTACCGCTTTCCGATCAAGAGGAGGAAACGCACACGCTAATGCAAGACTCGGCGAGCCCGCCGTCCGTTTCCATTGGATCGAGCACCATCGCTAATCAGATTCAAGGTTGA
- the LOC140668762 gene encoding uncharacterized protein isoform X1 — protein MPDSGAVYQPTTVGYTYDSGGDGTGGGGGSGLRHGFWRIMSRHKLSSRKWLEWMLLSVALCFFVAGLTTMLVSLVSADGSSQTSTVQEVKSGGHTTMATTNVQQQMEDTGNGSVALGAGMMLVGVLLGLIWAWLTFFRRSKSPRNGITGGSGQMLGGLNPSTDLLVGSTSQYGPVLTEVPSQLKMKQASSHDIPAVPLSDQEEETHTLMQDSASPPSVSIGSSTIANQIQG, from the exons ATGCCAGACAGCGGGGCCGTCTATCAGCCGACGACAGTCGGCTACACGTACGACAGCGGTGGCGACGGCACCGGTGGAGGTGGTGGCAGTGGCCTGAGGCACGGCTTCTGGCGCATTATGTCCAGGCACAAGCTCAGCTCTAGAAAGTGGCTCGAGTGGATGTTGCTGTCGGTCGCACTCTGCTTCTTCGTCGCCGGCCTCACGACAATGCTTGTCAGCCTTGTCTCCGCAGACGGTTCGTCGCAGACGAGTACTGTACAGGAG GTAAAATCAGGAGGACATACAACGATGGCTACTACAAATGTACAGCAGCAGATGGAGGACACGGGAAATGGTTCCGTAGCACTAGGTGCGGGAATGATGCTGGTCGGTGTATTACTCGGCTTAATCTGGGCGTGGCTCACTTTCTTCCGTCGTAGTAAATCGCCGAGGAACGGCATAACGGGTGGCAGCGGTCAG ATGTTGGGCGGTTTGAATCCATCGACTGACTTGCTGGTGGGTTCCACTTCGCAGTACGGGCCAGTACTCACAGAGGTGCCGAGTCAGCTGAAGATGAAGCAAGCCAGCTCGCACGACATACCGGCCGTACCGCTTTCCGATCAAGAGGAGGAAACGCACACGCTAATGCAAGACTCGGCGAGCCCGCCGTCCGTTTCCATTGGATCGAGCACCATCGCTAATCAGATTCAAGGTTGA